The proteins below are encoded in one region of Podarcis raffonei isolate rPodRaf1 chromosome 8, rPodRaf1.pri, whole genome shotgun sequence:
- the LOC128419344 gene encoding kallikrein-14-like, with product MTEEGYITLEAPSTQGFSVSNSSKFLGKTGLLICQCKDEAVGVWAAPDELWSCCYLLILEMSFAQPGTADRIIGGYVCPQQSRPYQAAIVTGRRGNWNIYCGGSLVHPCWVLSAAHCRPRPGMKVCLGKHNLKRVEQGEQCLDIAEVKVYPGYNRRQNDKDFMLLRLRPCARLSETVRTINLPTSSPTDGSVCSVSGWGTIRSPQAQLPAQLQCADVNVVPTSQCNMAYRGAITPYMMCAGVQEGGTDSCQGDSGGPLTCGGQLEGVVSWGTQVCAQRGNPGVYAKVCCVVPWIRETINQNS from the exons ACATCACTCTTGAAGCTCCTTCCACCCAGGGTTTCTCCGTCAGCAACAGCAG CAAGTTCCTTGGGAAGACTGGTCTCTTGATCTGCCAGTGCAAGGATGAAGCTGTTGGCGTTTGGGCTGCTCCTGATGAGCTCTGGAG ttgttgttatttgttgATTTTGGAAATGT cttTTGCCCAGCCAGGCACAGCTGATCGTATAATTGGAGGGTATGTTTGTCCACAACAGTCCAGACCTTACCAGGCGGCCATTGTAACCGGACGCAGAGGCAACTGGAACATTTATTGTGGAGGAAGCTTAGTGCATCCATGTTGGGTGCTCTCAGCAGCCCACTGCAGACCCAGACCAGG AATGAAGGTGTGCTTAGGAAAGCACAACTTGAAGAGGGTTGAACAGGGAGAACAGTGCTTGGATATTGCTGAAGTTAAAGTGTACCCAGGGTACAACCGGAGACAAAATGACAAGGATTTCATGCTTCTCCGACTTCGCCCCTGTGCCAGACTCTCCGAAACTGTAAGGACTATCAACCTACCTACGAGCAGCCCTACTGACGGGAGTGTATGCAGTGTCTCGGGCTGGGGTACCATCAGATCTCCTCAAG CTCAGCTTCCAGCTCAGCTACAGTGTGCAGATGTCAACGTTGTCCCAACATCACAGTGTAATATGGCGTATCGTGGTGCTATTACACCATACATGATGTGTGCTGGAGTACAGGAAGGAGGCACAGACTCTTGCCAG GGTGACTCTGGGGGCCCACTCACCTGCGGCGGGCAACTCGAAGGTGTGGTTTCTTGGGGAACACAAGTCTGCGCACAGAGAGGGAACCCGGGTGTGTATGCGAAAGTGTGCTGTGTCGTGCCATGGATCCGGGAGACGATCAATCAGAATTCGTGA